Proteins from a genomic interval of Xanthomonas sp. AM6:
- a CDS encoding DUF1349 domain-containing protein → MTSSGERDVDVGRRATLGGLAAGGVVLAAGTRAAAPAGWQGGNWLNEPKVHRILPGGILEVVTDKGTDFWRETHYGFTRDSGHFLGIAAPASFTCQLRIRGRFEQLYDQAGIMLRIDERRWVKAGIELSDGRAMLSSVLTDGRSDWATGPYEADASDFWMRATVAKGVLRLQVSRDGKYWPLVRLCPFPVASRYLVGPMTCTPEREGLKVQFSDWKLGPVLGKELHDLS, encoded by the coding sequence ATGACGAGTTCTGGAGAGCGGGACGTCGATGTCGGCCGCAGGGCCACCCTGGGCGGCCTGGCCGCCGGCGGGGTCGTGCTCGCGGCCGGCACGCGCGCTGCGGCGCCGGCCGGCTGGCAGGGGGGCAACTGGCTCAACGAACCCAAAGTCCACCGGATTCTGCCCGGCGGCATCCTTGAAGTGGTCACCGACAAGGGAACCGACTTCTGGCGCGAAACCCACTATGGCTTCACCCGCGACAGCGGGCACTTCCTCGGCATCGCCGCACCGGCGAGTTTCACCTGCCAGCTGCGCATTCGCGGCAGGTTCGAGCAGCTCTACGACCAGGCCGGGATCATGTTGCGGATCGACGAGCGCCGCTGGGTGAAGGCCGGCATCGAACTCAGCGATGGGCGGGCGATGCTCAGCAGCGTGTTGACCGATGGCCGGTCGGACTGGGCCACCGGGCCGTACGAGGCGGACGCGTCGGACTTCTGGATGCGCGCCACCGTGGCCAAGGGCGTGCTGCGGCTGCAGGTGTCGCGCGATGGGAAATACTGGCCGCTGGTGCGGCTGTGTCCCTTCCCGGTGGCATCCCGGTACCTGGTCGGCCCGATGACGTGCACGCCGGAACGCGAGGGGCTGAAGGTCCAGTTCTCCGACTGGAAACTCGGGCCGGTGCTTGGGAAGGAGTTGCACGATCTCTCGTAG
- a CDS encoding uroporphyrinogen-III synthase — protein MPGMSAYATAATAAWTLISLRPQGEHAALRRAAARVGARLLAVSPWRLQASADAATRAALALALAAPRVIFSSPAAVRAAAALQPLAAAPGQCWLAVGAGTARALRRHGIADVATPARMDSEGLLALPQLAAADGAVGLVTAPGGRGLVAAQLQARGTPLQRADVYRRLPLPVSAACIARLRRAAPGVLALSSGEALQLVLPQLPDDVVATWRAQPLVAASARLAAQAVDLGFADVACAAGPLPQHLAAAAAAAMTRSPSR, from the coding sequence ATGCCTGGCATGAGCGCATATGCAACCGCTGCGACCGCGGCGTGGACCCTGATCTCGCTGCGCCCGCAGGGCGAACACGCGGCGCTGCGGCGCGCGGCGGCGCGGGTCGGCGCGCGGCTGCTGGCGGTGTCGCCGTGGCGCCTGCAGGCCAGCGCCGACGCGGCCACGCGCGCGGCGCTGGCGCTGGCGCTGGCCGCGCCGCGGGTGATCTTCAGCAGTCCCGCCGCGGTGCGCGCGGCCGCGGCGCTGCAGCCGCTGGCGGCGGCGCCCGGGCAATGCTGGCTGGCGGTGGGCGCCGGCACGGCGCGGGCGCTGCGACGCCACGGCATCGCCGACGTCGCCACGCCGGCGCGGATGGACAGCGAGGGCCTGCTCGCCCTGCCGCAGCTGGCCGCCGCCGACGGCGCGGTCGGCCTGGTCACCGCGCCCGGCGGCCGTGGCCTGGTCGCCGCGCAACTGCAGGCGCGCGGCACCCCGCTGCAACGCGCCGACGTCTACCGCCGGCTGCCGTTGCCGGTGTCCGCGGCCTGCATCGCGCGGCTGCGCCGCGCCGCGCCGGGGGTGCTGGCGCTGAGCAGCGGCGAGGCGCTGCAGCTGGTGCTGCCGCAGCTTCCCGACGACGTGGTCGCCACGTGGCGCGCGCAGCCGCTGGTCGCCGCCAGCGCGCGGCTGGCCGCGCAGGCCGTCGATCTCGGCTTCGCCGACGTCGCCTGCGCGGCCGGTCCGCTGCCGCAGCACCTGGCCGCGGCAGCCGCCGCGGCGATGACGCGCTCGCCATCTCGCTGA
- a CDS encoding uroporphyrinogen-III C-methyltransferase: MTEIPSTPRRSTRWIWLLLALAMLAALALAGWRGWEWWQARNARVLAEQSQLQQQVEALQQNLETLRRDQRATVQRVQDAASTNRVLRDEMLGLSQRSALLEDNVAKLADSSRHGAQALRLDEVELLLSQGRQRLDVAGDAQGARRAYALAGGVLDGVDDPRYLNLRQVLLQERTALDALGDGPQARLSAQLDAFAASLDALPTQLPERAQAPLWQRLLSPLVKIRPAQGGVLVAHSERVAARDALQLDLSLARAALERGDARGYRSALARAGTWLQRLWPDSAALRERRATLQTLRDTALRPAVPELGTTLQQLRSMRDARSQP, encoded by the coding sequence ATGACCGAAATTCCGTCCACGCCCCGCCGCTCCACGCGCTGGATCTGGCTGTTGCTGGCGCTGGCCATGCTGGCGGCGCTGGCGCTGGCCGGCTGGCGCGGCTGGGAATGGTGGCAGGCGCGCAACGCGCGCGTGCTGGCCGAGCAGTCGCAACTCCAGCAACAGGTGGAAGCCCTGCAGCAGAACCTGGAGACGCTGCGCCGCGACCAGCGCGCCACCGTGCAGCGGGTGCAGGACGCGGCCAGCACCAACCGCGTGCTGCGCGACGAGATGCTCGGCCTGAGCCAGCGCAGTGCACTGCTGGAGGACAACGTCGCCAAGCTCGCCGATTCCAGCCGCCACGGCGCGCAGGCGCTGCGCCTGGACGAAGTGGAACTGCTGCTGAGCCAGGGCCGGCAGCGCCTGGACGTGGCCGGCGACGCGCAGGGCGCGCGCCGCGCCTATGCATTGGCCGGCGGCGTGCTCGACGGCGTGGACGATCCGCGCTACCTCAACCTGCGCCAGGTGCTGCTGCAGGAACGCACCGCGCTGGACGCGCTCGGCGACGGACCGCAGGCGCGGCTGTCGGCGCAGCTGGACGCCTTCGCCGCCAGCCTGGATGCGCTGCCGACGCAGCTTCCCGAACGCGCGCAAGCGCCGCTGTGGCAGCGGCTGCTGTCGCCGCTGGTCAAGATCCGCCCCGCGCAGGGCGGCGTGCTCGTCGCGCATTCGGAGCGGGTCGCCGCGCGCGACGCGCTGCAACTGGACCTGAGCCTGGCCCGCGCCGCGCTGGAACGCGGCGACGCGCGCGGCTACCGCAGCGCGCTGGCCCGTGCCGGCACCTGGCTGCAACGCCTGTGGCCCGATTCGGCGGCGCTGCGCGAACGCCGCGCGACGCTGCAGACCCTGCGCGATACCGCCCTGCGCCCGGCCGTTCCCGAGCTGGGCACCACCCTGCAGCAGTTGCGCAGCATGCGCGACGCAAGGAGCCAACCATGA
- a CDS encoding alpha/beta hydrolase: protein MNALTRSVAVALLAFTAQAGVAAHAAQPQKQATIQAAASVSSSYVTTRDGVQLYYKDWGPKDGPVVTFSHGWPLNSDSWESQMLFLASKGYRVVAHDRRGHGRSSQPWDGNDMDHYADDLAAVIEALDLKDVTLVGFSTGGGEVARYIGRHGTGRVKKAVLVSAVPPLMLKTADNPGGLPLDVFDGLRKGSLDNRAQLYTDIASGPFFNFNRPGHTPSPALIQSFVAQGLQAGHKNTYDSIAAFSATDFRADLKKFDVPTLVIHGSDDQIVPIDSSGKASAALIKGAKLIVYQGAPHGLTDTHKDRLNQDLLDFLRE from the coding sequence ATGAACGCTCTCACCCGCTCCGTCGCCGTCGCGCTCCTCGCCTTCACCGCGCAGGCCGGCGTCGCCGCCCATGCCGCCCAACCCCAGAAGCAAGCCACCATCCAGGCCGCCGCCAGCGTGAGCAGCAGCTACGTCACCACCCGCGACGGCGTGCAGCTGTACTACAAGGACTGGGGCCCGAAGGACGGTCCGGTGGTCACCTTCAGCCATGGCTGGCCGTTGAACTCGGACAGCTGGGAATCGCAGATGCTGTTCCTGGCCTCCAAGGGCTATCGCGTGGTCGCCCACGACCGCCGCGGCCATGGCCGCTCCAGCCAGCCGTGGGACGGCAACGACATGGACCACTATGCCGACGACCTGGCGGCGGTGATCGAAGCGCTGGACCTGAAGGACGTCACCCTGGTCGGGTTCTCCACCGGCGGCGGCGAAGTGGCCCGCTACATCGGCCGCCATGGCACCGGCCGGGTCAAGAAGGCCGTCCTGGTCAGCGCCGTGCCGCCGCTGATGCTCAAGACCGCCGACAATCCGGGCGGCCTGCCGCTGGACGTGTTCGACGGCCTGCGCAAGGGCTCGCTGGACAACCGCGCGCAGCTGTACACGGACATCGCGTCCGGCCCGTTCTTCAACTTCAACCGCCCCGGCCACACGCCGAGCCCGGCGTTGATCCAGTCGTTCGTGGCGCAGGGCCTGCAGGCCGGCCACAAGAATACGTACGACTCCATCGCCGCGTTCTCCGCCACCGACTTCCGCGCGGACCTGAAGAAGTTCGATGTGCCGACCCTGGTGATCCACGGCAGCGACGACCAGATCGTGCCGATCGACAGCTCGGGCAAGGCCTCGGCCGCGCTGATCAAGGGCGCCAAGCTCATCGTCTACCAAGGCGCGCCGCATGGCCTGACGGATACGCACAAGGATCGGCTCAACCAGGATCTGCTCGATTTCCTGCGCGAGTGA
- a CDS encoding SDR family oxidoreductase — MSTISLVTGASRGLGRNTALSIAAHGGDVILTYRSGEAQAREVVGQIQAMGRKAVALQLDTSDVSTFAPFARSVAAALADTWSRDRFDHLVNNAGHGEMEAFAETTEAQFDALFGVHVKGVFFLTQALLPLLADGGRIVNLSSGLTRVTYPGFSAYSAAKGAVEILSVYLARELGSRGIAVNTVAPGAIETDFLGGAVRDMPDLNQQFAGMIALGRVGVPDDIGPMIASLLGPDNRWVTGQRIEVSGGQTI; from the coding sequence ATGTCCACCATTTCGCTTGTTACCGGCGCCAGCCGCGGCCTCGGCCGCAACACCGCATTGAGCATCGCCGCCCACGGCGGCGATGTGATCCTCACCTACCGCAGCGGCGAAGCCCAGGCGCGCGAGGTCGTCGGCCAGATCCAGGCGATGGGCCGCAAGGCCGTCGCCCTGCAGCTGGATACCAGCGACGTGTCGACCTTCGCGCCTTTCGCCCGCAGCGTCGCCGCGGCGCTGGCCGACACCTGGAGCCGCGATCGCTTCGACCACCTGGTCAACAACGCCGGACACGGCGAGATGGAGGCCTTCGCCGAGACCACCGAAGCGCAGTTCGACGCGCTGTTCGGCGTCCACGTCAAAGGCGTGTTCTTCCTCACCCAGGCGCTGCTGCCGCTGCTGGCCGATGGCGGGCGCATCGTCAATCTGTCCTCCGGGCTGACCCGGGTGACGTATCCGGGCTTCTCCGCCTATTCCGCGGCCAAGGGCGCGGTCGAGATCCTCAGCGTGTACCTGGCCAGGGAGCTGGGCAGCCGCGGCATCGCCGTCAACACCGTCGCCCCCGGCGCGATCGAAACGGACTTCCTCGGCGGCGCGGTGCGCGACATGCCCGATCTCAACCAGCAGTTCGCCGGCATGATCGCGCTGGGCCGCGTCGGCGTGCCCGACGACATCGGCCCGATGATCGCCAGCCTGCTGGGACCGGACAACCGTTGGGTCACCGGCCAACGCATCGAAGTCTCCGGCGGCCAGACGATCTGA
- a CDS encoding AraC family transcriptional regulator translates to MARLGQFGLLEAMGGQHQNSGRACHGASPGEKRAGRNARRRCTITVGPNIHGGLPERRIFLPDSLVPLRPPRGWDYGSPMADTLLAAVRSYAEFHADADGVAATPIAGVTAIRATTPSELQYAISRPLIALVVQGSKRVMMGHRSFDFGAGDSLLITADVPTVSQITCADARAPYYSLVFELDPSVIEALALEMDVAQEETGAPVRVEPTEREVADAALRLMRLLDRPAAVPVLKAQFVREMHFWLLAGRHGPAIRNLGLAEGNAQRVARAVAVIRSDYAQPLRVERLAEAAGMSPSTFHQHFRAVTTLSPLQFQKQLRLIEARRMMLSEGISASNAAYAVGYESVPQFTREYGRMFGAPPVRDIKIAKTRLYATA, encoded by the coding sequence TTGGCGCGGCTGGGCCAGTTCGGCCTCCTCGAAGCCATGGGTGGCCAACATCAGAACTCGGGGCGTGCGTGTCATGGTGCGTCTCCTGGCGAGAAGCGGGCCGGGCGGAATGCCCGGCGCCGGTGCACGATCACTGTCGGCCCGAACATCCATGGCGGGTTGCCGGAACGTCGGATCTTCTTGCCTGATTCTCTGGTCCCGTTGCGCCCGCCGCGCGGCTGGGACTATGGTTCGCCCATGGCCGACACCCTGCTCGCAGCCGTCCGCAGCTATGCGGAGTTCCATGCCGACGCCGATGGCGTCGCCGCCACCCCGATCGCGGGAGTGACGGCGATTCGCGCCACCACGCCCAGCGAACTGCAGTACGCCATCTCGCGGCCGTTGATCGCACTCGTCGTGCAAGGCAGCAAGCGCGTGATGATGGGCCATCGCAGCTTCGACTTCGGTGCCGGCGACTCCCTGCTCATCACCGCCGACGTGCCCACCGTCAGCCAGATCACCTGCGCCGATGCGCGTGCGCCGTACTACTCGCTGGTGTTCGAATTGGACCCGTCCGTGATCGAAGCGCTCGCGCTGGAGATGGACGTGGCGCAGGAGGAGACCGGTGCGCCGGTGCGGGTCGAGCCGACCGAACGCGAGGTCGCCGACGCCGCGCTGCGCCTGATGCGCCTGCTCGATCGGCCGGCCGCGGTGCCGGTGCTGAAGGCGCAGTTCGTCCGCGAGATGCATTTCTGGCTGCTGGCCGGACGCCATGGTCCGGCGATCCGCAACCTGGGCCTGGCCGAAGGCAACGCCCAGCGCGTGGCGCGGGCGGTGGCGGTCATTCGCTCCGACTACGCGCAACCGCTGCGGGTGGAACGCCTGGCCGAGGCGGCGGGCATGAGCCCGTCCACGTTCCATCAGCACTTCCGTGCGGTCACCACGCTCTCGCCCCTGCAGTTCCAGAAACAGCTGCGCCTGATCGAAGCGCGGCGGATGATGCTGTCGGAAGGCATCTCCGCCAGCAACGCCGCCTATGCCGTGGGCTACGAGAGCGTGCCGCAGTTCACCCGCGAATACGGGCGGATGTTCGGTGCCCCGCCGGTGCGCGATATCAAGATCGCCAAGACCAGGCTCTACGCCACGGCTTGA
- a CDS encoding YiiD C-terminal domain-containing protein gives MAADPSFDAFLQQLQRQFDAMPPVAALQVALQGYAAQRLQLTAPLAANINDKGNAFGGSLGSVMTLAGWALVNCELQRAGLQADVYVADTQVRYLAPLYADLHAQASADADADWAAFVQTFRQRGRARIGIRAQVGPADAAAAATLSGRFVAIAKG, from the coding sequence ATGGCAGCGGATCCTTCCTTCGATGCGTTCCTGCAGCAGTTGCAGCGGCAGTTCGACGCGATGCCGCCGGTGGCGGCGCTGCAGGTCGCGCTGCAGGGCTACGCCGCGCAGCGGCTGCAGCTGACCGCGCCGCTGGCCGCCAACATCAACGACAAGGGCAATGCCTTCGGCGGCAGCCTCGGCTCGGTGATGACCCTGGCCGGCTGGGCGCTGGTCAACTGCGAACTGCAGCGCGCCGGGCTGCAGGCCGACGTCTATGTCGCCGACACCCAGGTGCGCTACCTGGCGCCGCTGTACGCCGACCTGCACGCGCAGGCCAGCGCCGATGCGGATGCCGACTGGGCCGCGTTCGTGCAGACCTTCCGCCAGCGCGGCCGCGCCCGGATCGGCATCCGCGCGCAGGTCGGCCCCGCCGATGCCGCCGCCGCGGCGACCCTGAGCGGACGCTTCGTCGCCATCGCGAAAGGGTAG
- a CDS encoding rhodanese-like domain-containing protein — MNFEELLAFAGRNPMLALALAGLTIALIVTEIARLFRGFKTLRPAELTLLINAGNAVLVDLSAAADFEKGHIAGSRNATPSQFGPEHKLVANAKSSPVVLVCRTGNTADAAAKQLKKAGFEQVYVLDGGIAAWQQADLPLVKGR; from the coding sequence GTGAACTTCGAAGAACTGCTGGCCTTCGCCGGCCGCAACCCGATGCTGGCCCTGGCCCTGGCGGGCCTGACCATCGCCCTGATCGTCACCGAGATCGCGCGCCTGTTCCGCGGCTTCAAGACCCTGCGCCCGGCCGAACTGACCCTGCTGATCAACGCCGGCAACGCGGTGCTGGTCGACCTGTCGGCCGCGGCCGATTTCGAGAAGGGCCACATCGCCGGCAGCCGCAACGCCACGCCGAGCCAGTTCGGCCCCGAGCACAAGCTGGTGGCCAACGCCAAGTCCTCGCCGGTGGTGCTGGTGTGCCGCACCGGCAACACCGCCGACGCCGCCGCCAAGCAACTGAAGAAGGCCGGCTTCGAGCAGGTCTACGTGCTCGACGGCGGCATCGCCGCCTGGCAGCAGGCCGACCTTCCGCTGGTCAAGGGCCGCTGA
- a CDS encoding Ax21 family protein, with protein sequence MKTSLLALGLLATLPFAASAAEGLSYNYVEGGYIKTDADGGDADGWAVKGSYAINPNFSVFGDFNRQKTDFGDVDVDQWRIGAGYNHEISTSTDLVTRVAYNRFDPEYGTKFNGYSAEVGIRTAFNPYLEVYALGGYEDYTKKDGINPDGEFYGRLGAQAKLNQNWGLSADLKMNRDGDKEWFVGPRFSW encoded by the coding sequence ATGAAGACCTCTCTGCTCGCTCTTGGCCTCCTGGCCACCCTGCCGTTCGCTGCCTCTGCAGCCGAAGGCCTCTCCTACAACTACGTCGAAGGCGGCTACATCAAGACCGACGCCGACGGTGGCGACGCGGACGGCTGGGCCGTCAAGGGTTCCTACGCGATCAACCCGAACTTCAGCGTGTTCGGCGACTTCAACCGCCAGAAGACCGATTTCGGCGACGTCGACGTCGACCAGTGGCGCATCGGCGCCGGCTACAACCACGAGATCTCGACCAGCACCGACCTGGTGACCCGCGTGGCCTACAACCGCTTCGATCCGGAGTACGGCACCAAGTTCAACGGCTACAGCGCCGAAGTCGGCATCCGCACCGCGTTCAACCCGTACCTCGAGGTGTATGCGCTGGGCGGTTACGAGGACTACACCAAGAAGGACGGCATCAACCCGGACGGCGAGTTCTACGGCCGCCTCGGCGCCCAGGCCAAGCTCAACCAGAACTGGGGCCTGAGCGCGGACCTGAAGATGAACCGCGATGGCGACAAGGAATGGTTCGTCGGCCCGCGTTTCAGCTGGTAA
- a CDS encoding type 1 glutamine amidotransferase domain-containing protein → MTRTPRVLMLATHGFEEAELAQPRQALLDAGIEVTLAAPHAQPIRGVVYDAASGVSNPSEHTFTPDMTLEQVDAGAYDALVLPGGVTNPDALRMFPKAIAIIRAVANAGKPVASICHGPWLLIEADLVRGRRATGWYSIRVDLKNAGADVVDAEVVVDGNIITSRMPSDIPAFNRAILDALR, encoded by the coding sequence ATGACACGCACGCCCCGAGTTCTGATGTTGGCCACCCATGGCTTCGAGGAGGCCGAACTGGCCCAGCCGCGCCAAGCCCTGCTCGATGCCGGTATCGAGGTCACGCTGGCGGCCCCCCACGCCCAGCCGATCCGCGGCGTGGTCTACGACGCTGCCAGCGGCGTCTCCAACCCGTCCGAACACACGTTCACCCCCGACATGACCCTGGAGCAGGTCGATGCCGGCGCCTACGACGCACTGGTGCTGCCCGGCGGCGTCACCAATCCCGATGCGCTGCGCATGTTCCCCAAGGCCATCGCGATCATTCGCGCCGTGGCCAACGCCGGCAAGCCGGTGGCATCGATCTGCCATGGCCCCTGGCTGCTGATCGAGGCGGACCTGGTGCGCGGCCGCCGCGCCACCGGCTGGTACTCCATTCGCGTGGACCTGAAGAACGCCGGCGCGGACGTGGTCGATGCCGAGGTGGTGGTGGACGGCAACATCATCACCAGCCGCATGCCCTCGGACATTCCGGCCTTCAACCGCGCCATCCTCGACGCCCTGCGCTGA
- a CDS encoding AraC family transcriptional regulator: MTDRLAVLLERFSVTAQMFHAGALCGINLLEADDGLGQLHLVKQGAVEVVHGGASHRVEVPSLLLYPRPMSHRFVTDPVRGADMACANVRFEGGAGNPIAASLPEFICLPLHAIDGASPVLDLLFDEAFAQRCGRHTLINRLFEALIVLILRQLMERGEVRGGMLAGMAHPRLRHALVAMHEAPAQEWTLDALAAAAGMSRSVFASAFRDTVGVTPGQYLQGWRVSLAQQALRQDRPLKVVAADVGYGSEAALSRAFKAHVGLAPRDWRRAQAST; the protein is encoded by the coding sequence ATGACCGACCGGCTCGCCGTATTGCTGGAGCGTTTTTCCGTCACCGCCCAGATGTTCCATGCCGGCGCCCTGTGCGGGATCAACCTGCTGGAGGCCGACGACGGCCTGGGCCAGTTGCACCTGGTGAAACAAGGCGCGGTCGAGGTGGTCCATGGCGGCGCCTCGCACCGCGTGGAGGTCCCCAGCCTGTTGCTGTACCCGCGGCCGATGTCGCATCGCTTCGTCACCGATCCGGTGCGCGGCGCGGACATGGCCTGCGCCAACGTGCGGTTCGAGGGCGGCGCGGGCAATCCGATCGCCGCCTCGCTGCCGGAGTTCATCTGCCTGCCGCTGCACGCGATCGACGGCGCCTCGCCGGTGCTCGACCTGCTGTTCGACGAGGCGTTCGCGCAGCGCTGCGGCCGCCACACGCTGATCAACCGGTTGTTCGAGGCGTTGATCGTCCTGATCCTGCGCCAGCTGATGGAGCGCGGCGAGGTGCGCGGCGGCATGCTCGCGGGGATGGCGCATCCGCGGCTGCGCCATGCGCTGGTCGCCATGCATGAGGCGCCGGCGCAGGAATGGACGCTGGACGCCCTGGCCGCAGCGGCAGGCATGTCGCGCAGCGTGTTCGCCAGTGCGTTCCGCGACACGGTGGGCGTCACGCCCGGGCAGTACCTGCAAGGCTGGCGGGTCAGTCTGGCCCAGCAGGCCCTGCGTCAGGATCGCCCGTTGAAGGTGGTGGCCGCCGACGTGGGATACGGCAGCGAAGCGGCGTTGTCGCGTGCGTTCAAGGCGCACGTAGGCCTGGCCCCACGTGACTGGCGGCGCGCGCAGGCTTCGACCTGA
- a CDS encoding TetR family transcriptional regulator: MSGRTWRQDPNRKEAIEQAALRVVLDHGVSGTTFRKVAEEAGVPLGATTYYFGSMNELLIAAFTRFSQEVSTDFTAEIRAARTREQACDAVVNIIFAEGTASPRVLLLSYELYAFARRHPEMTAIMQQWMARSRAALETHFSKAASSAIDAFIEGATIHRSVVRMSRKSVRNAIETLAAL, from the coding sequence ATGAGCGGCAGGACCTGGCGCCAGGATCCGAACAGGAAGGAGGCCATCGAGCAGGCTGCGTTGCGGGTGGTCCTGGACCACGGCGTCTCGGGCACCACGTTCCGCAAAGTCGCCGAGGAGGCCGGCGTTCCGCTTGGCGCCACGACGTACTACTTCGGCTCGATGAATGAGCTGCTGATCGCGGCGTTCACCCGCTTCTCCCAGGAAGTGTCGACGGACTTCACGGCCGAGATACGCGCCGCGCGGACGCGCGAACAGGCCTGCGACGCGGTGGTGAACATCATCTTCGCCGAAGGCACGGCGTCCCCGCGCGTGCTGCTGCTGAGCTATGAGCTGTATGCCTTCGCCCGCCGGCATCCCGAGATGACGGCGATCATGCAGCAGTGGATGGCCAGAAGCAGGGCGGCGCTGGAGACGCATTTCTCCAAGGCAGCGTCCAGCGCCATCGATGCGTTCATCGAAGGAGCCACGATCCACCGTTCGGTGGTGCGCATGAGCAGGAAGAGCGTCCGCAATGCGATAGAGACGCTCGCCGCGCTGTGA
- the secB gene encoding protein-export chaperone SecB produces the protein MSDVTNNGAAAPAEAAAGPAFTIEKIYVKDVSFESPNAPAVFNDNVQPELQLNLNQRVQRLNEQAFEVVLAVTLTCTAAGKTAYVAEVQQAGVFGLVGLDPQAVDVLLGTQCPNILFPYVRALVSDLIQAGGFPPFFLQPINFEALYAETLRQRAQQGETQSLADSEPAGNA, from the coding sequence ATGTCCGACGTCACCAACAACGGCGCCGCGGCGCCGGCCGAAGCCGCGGCTGGCCCCGCTTTCACCATCGAGAAGATCTACGTCAAGGACGTGTCCTTCGAGTCGCCGAACGCGCCGGCCGTGTTCAACGACAACGTGCAGCCGGAGCTGCAGCTCAACCTCAACCAGCGCGTGCAGCGCCTCAACGAGCAGGCCTTCGAAGTGGTGCTGGCCGTGACCCTGACCTGCACCGCCGCCGGCAAGACCGCGTACGTGGCCGAAGTGCAGCAGGCCGGCGTGTTCGGCCTGGTCGGCCTGGACCCGCAGGCGGTGGACGTGCTGCTCGGCACGCAGTGCCCGAACATCCTGTTCCCGTACGTGCGCGCGCTGGTCAGCGACCTGATCCAGGCCGGCGGCTTCCCGCCGTTCTTCCTGCAGCCGATCAACTTCGAGGCGCTGTACGCCGAGACCCTGCGCCAGCGCGCGCAGCAGGGCGAGACCCAGTCGCTGGCCGACTCGGAGCCGGCCGGCAACGCCTGA
- a CDS encoding NAD(P)H-dependent glycerol-3-phosphate dehydrogenase produces MRDNPAKKIAVLGAGSWGTALAALVARHGFPTVLWGRDAAIAEAIGQRHENPRYLPQIPLPASLQATTDLAAAVHGANWILVVVPSHAFTETLRQLAPLRPPQAGVAWATKGFEPGSGRFLHEVAQQILGEDVPLAVVTGPSFAKEVALDLPTAVTVHGDAAFAQQVADAMHGPTFRAYTGDDMVGAELGGAMKNVLAVATGVADGMELGLNARAGLITRGLNEMLRLAAAIGAKPETLMGLAGLGDLVLTCTGDLSRNRRLGLALGRGQTLADAVRAIGQVVESVQTADEVMRQAERHGIDLPISNAVRAVLHGELTPAVGLQQLLARERKPEYPTTLFS; encoded by the coding sequence ATGCGCGATAACCCCGCGAAGAAGATCGCCGTCCTCGGCGCCGGCTCCTGGGGCACCGCCCTGGCCGCGCTCGTCGCCCGGCACGGTTTCCCGACCGTGCTGTGGGGGCGCGACGCCGCCATCGCCGAGGCGATCGGGCAGCGCCACGAGAACCCGCGCTACCTGCCGCAGATTCCGCTGCCGGCGTCGCTGCAGGCCACCACCGACCTGGCGGCGGCCGTGCACGGCGCCAACTGGATCCTGGTGGTGGTGCCGTCGCACGCCTTCACCGAGACCCTGCGCCAGCTGGCGCCGCTGCGCCCGCCGCAGGCCGGCGTGGCCTGGGCGACCAAGGGCTTCGAGCCCGGCTCCGGGCGCTTCCTGCACGAGGTGGCGCAGCAGATCCTGGGCGAGGACGTGCCGCTGGCGGTGGTGACCGGTCCGTCGTTCGCCAAGGAAGTGGCGTTGGACCTGCCGACCGCGGTGACCGTGCACGGCGACGCCGCGTTCGCCCAGCAGGTCGCCGACGCGATGCACGGCCCCACCTTCCGCGCCTACACCGGCGACGACATGGTCGGCGCCGAGCTGGGCGGGGCGATGAAGAACGTGCTGGCGGTGGCCACCGGCGTGGCCGACGGCATGGAGCTGGGCCTGAACGCCCGCGCCGGCCTGATCACCCGCGGGCTCAACGAGATGCTGCGGCTGGCCGCGGCGATCGGCGCCAAGCCGGAGACGCTGATGGGCCTGGCCGGGCTCGGCGACCTGGTGCTGACCTGCACCGGCGACCTGTCGCGCAACCGGCGCCTGGGCCTGGCCCTGGGCCGCGGGCAGACCCTGGCCGACGCGGTGCGCGCCATCGGGCAGGTGGTCGAGTCGGTGCAGACCGCCGACGAGGTGATGCGCCAGGCCGAACGCCATGGCATCGACCTGCCGATCTCCAACGCGGTGCGCGCGGTACTGCACGGCGAACTGACCCCGGCGGTGGGCCTGCAGCAGTTGCTGGCCCGCGAGCGCAAGCCCGAGTACCCGACCACGCTGTTCAGCTGA